From one Chanodichthys erythropterus isolate Z2021 chromosome 3, ASM2448905v1, whole genome shotgun sequence genomic stretch:
- the zgc:163079 gene encoding LOW QUALITY PROTEIN: trypsin II-P29 (The sequence of the model RefSeq protein was modified relative to this genomic sequence to represent the inferred CDS: substituted 1 base at 1 genomic stop codon) gives MKFNTVFCVAGAILLNIAGSLGQIDVCGEAALNTKIVGGQNATAGSWPWQASIHRVSFGGYFCSGSLINKEWVLSAADCFVGSSASDFVVYLGGLTQNGSNPHETNRTVIKIIKHPKYNSLDQKLALLQLSSPVNFTDYIKPVCLAAAGSVFVDGTESWVTGWGTISTNGEEHXFVFPHILQEVETPIVNNMQCDIAYGGIITNNLICAGFFNEGGKAPCAGDLGSPLVSKQGSKWIQSGITVYSIGCGLPEYPAVYIRVSEYQDWISYYTNSNVPGFVPFPLILSVGDGASIILSPFSLALAFSIIPLIFFHFF, from the exons ATGAAGTTTAACACAGTCTTCTGTGTGGCTGGAGCCATACTGCTCAACATAGCAG GCTCTCTGGGTCAAATAGATG TATGTGGCGAAGCCGCCCTCAACACCAAGATTGTTGGAGGGCAGAATGCGACAGCAGGGTCTTGGCCGTGGCAAGCCAGCATTCATCGTGTGTCCTTTGGAGGCTATTTCTGCAGTGGGTCTCTAATCAATAAAGAATGGGTTTTGTCAGCAGCTGACTGCTTCGTAGG CTCCTCTGCGTCTGACTTTGTGGTCTACTTGGGAGGTCTGACCCAAAATGGTTCAAACCCACATGAGACAAACAGGACAGTGATTAAAATCATCAAACATCCTAAATATAACAGTCTTGACCAAAAACTAGCTCTGCTCCAGCTCTCTTCTCCTGTGAATTTCACTGATTACATTAAGCCGGTGTGTCTGGCTGCTGCTGGTAGTGTATTTGTTGATGGTACAGAGAGTTGGGTCACTGGATGGGGAACAATCAGTACCAATGGTGAGGAACATT GATTCGTGTTTCCCCACATACTGCAGGAGGTGGAGACCCCTATTGTGAACAACATGCAATGTGATATTGCCTATGGAGGCATCATTACAAACAACTTGATATGTGCTGGATTTTTTAATGAGGGAGGGAAAGCCCCATGTGCG GGAGATTTGGGAAGTCCACTGGTCAGTAAGCAGGGTTCCAAGTGGATTCAGTCTGGAATTACGGTGTATTCTATAGGATGTGGTCTGCCCGAATATCCTGCTGTATACATCAGAGTGTCTGAATATCAGGACTGGATCAGCTATTACACAAACAGCAACGTGCCTGGATTCGTCCCATTCCCCCTTATTCTTTCTGTTGGAGATGGAGCCTCAATCATCCTCTCCCCATTTTCCCTTGCTCTCGCATTCTCCATCATCCCTCTCATCttctttcactttttttaa